In the genome of Mytilus edulis chromosome 3, xbMytEdul2.2, whole genome shotgun sequence, one region contains:
- the LOC139517694 gene encoding P2X purinoceptor 7-like: protein MENGNIQNQMGLVAYNFEPELTVQELEDRNRAALASSEAVVQTLDEWCECGNCQEMPSLEENVCCRVSDLVLPNLEDHNCITMHHSYDTLILNSDVLALAYIQMMMYKGQQGRAPEELSNRQSRLVAYRQFICWMLKGEKLGKGRRVVIPSCVVKDIRDSFPENNNDYTGFQAAIDVRELFC from the exons ATGGAAAACGGAAATATCCAAAATCAGATGGGTCTTGTTGCTTACAACTTCGAACCTGAGCTCACTGTTCAAGAACTTGAAGATCGAAATAGAGCTGCATTAGCATCTTCTGAAGCTGTAGTTCAGACATTGGATGAATGGTGCGAGTGTGGGAACTGTCAGGAAATGCCGTCCCTTGAAGAAAATGTTTGTTGTAGGGTATCAGATTTGGTGCTACCGAACTTGGAAGACCACAACTGCATTACCATGCACCATAGTTATGACACCTTAATTTTAAATTCCGATGTATTAGCACTGGCTTACATTCAGATGATGATGTACAAGGGACAGCAAGGCCGAGCGCCGGAAGAATTGAGCAACAG ACAATCCCGTCTTGTTGCTTACAGACAATTCATTTGTTGGATGCTTAAAGGAGAAAAACTTGGAAAAGGAAGAAGGGTGGTAATTCCTTCTTGTGTTGTCAAAGACATTAGAGATTCCTTCCCAGAGAACAACAATGATTATACAGGATTTCAAGCTGCTATAGATGTGAGAGAACTGttttgttga